Proteins encoded by one window of Candidatus Neomarinimicrobiota bacterium:
- the xseA gene encoding exodeoxyribonuclease VII large subunit: protein MSAETKIYSVSEVTTLIKSILEMNIPPVWVEGEISSWTKAASGHAYFSLKDSNAQLPCVIWKQNAASLLFKPEEGMNVRVNGGISVYEKSGKYQLIASQVQPAGVGDLYQQFEKLKTRLSAEGLFDEDKKTALPQIPFIIGVVTSPDGAVISDIINVLNRRAPYVTVKLEPTRVQGVGSAEEIATALKKMDSEGEVDLIIIGRGGGSIEDLWSFNEEVVARAIFDCNTPVISSVGHEIDYTIADFVADLRAPTPSAAAELAAPKMDDLLYAIGEYSKTVYELISDYIREYERQIDEYERNFSWERYNSMIEEEKKKISDHLNMIFMQQEHNLNLLNLRVESLSNNLDALNPDAVLARGYSVVSSVASGKVISAFNQVEKGEEINIKLHVGNLIGNVKEVSNGVR from the coding sequence ATGAGCGCAGAAACCAAGATATACTCGGTATCTGAAGTTACTACGCTTATTAAATCAATTTTAGAAATGAATATTCCTCCTGTGTGGGTCGAGGGAGAAATATCCTCATGGACAAAAGCCGCATCCGGTCACGCTTATTTTAGTCTCAAAGATTCCAATGCGCAGCTTCCCTGCGTTATCTGGAAACAAAACGCCGCTTCACTTCTTTTTAAACCCGAAGAAGGAATGAATGTGCGCGTTAACGGCGGAATTTCGGTTTATGAAAAATCGGGAAAGTACCAGCTGATTGCGTCTCAGGTTCAGCCTGCGGGCGTGGGCGACCTTTATCAACAATTCGAAAAATTAAAAACGCGATTGTCCGCTGAAGGATTGTTTGATGAGGATAAGAAAACCGCTCTCCCTCAGATTCCGTTCATTATCGGAGTGGTAACATCTCCTGACGGAGCGGTAATATCTGATATAATCAATGTCTTGAATCGCAGGGCGCCATACGTGACAGTTAAGCTGGAACCGACCCGGGTGCAGGGGGTCGGCTCGGCTGAGGAGATAGCAACCGCACTGAAAAAAATGGATTCTGAAGGCGAAGTGGATCTGATAATAATAGGAAGAGGAGGAGGCTCAATCGAAGATCTATGGTCGTTCAACGAGGAAGTGGTGGCAAGAGCCATCTTTGATTGCAATACTCCGGTAATCAGTTCAGTAGGCCATGAAATTGATTATACCATAGCGGATTTTGTAGCTGATCTTCGAGCGCCTACCCCATCGGCTGCAGCGGAACTTGCCGCGCCCAAAATGGACGATCTGCTCTATGCTATAGGTGAATATTCAAAAACAGTATATGAACTGATTTCAGACTATATTAGGGAATACGAACGGCAAATTGATGAATACGAACGAAATTTCAGCTGGGAACGATATAATTCTATGATTGAAGAAGAAAAAAAGAAAATAAGCGACCATTTGAATATGATTTTTATGCAGCAGGAACATAATTTAAATCTTTTAAATCTCAGGGTGGAAAGTCTGAGCAATAATTTGGATGCTCTAAATCCCGATGCGGTGCTGGCAAGAGGATATTCGGTCGTCAGTTCTGTTGCAAGCGGAAAAGTTATTTCAGCATTTAACCAGGTTGAAAAAGGCGAAGAGATAAATATTAAATTACATGTGGGCAATTTAATCGGGAACGTAAAGGAGGTATCGAACGGTGTCAGATAA
- a CDS encoding DUF2851 family protein: protein MLYSRSNSSYRAISESIKPYTGESLKESDIALRWLKWSKSLSGKLYTGDGKKVVVIEPGVVNRDSGPDFKDAMLLINGEALRGDVEIHLDSKSWYNHMHHTNPSYNDVILHVVVFDSGKTICLTSDGKNIPTVKFPLSPDWEARIQNKLSWPWDDGCYHEMTRMNSGEVYMLLLRLGKDRFNKKKNEFKFQRETGLSYGELFYRGFARALGYSKNSNQFSKFCKLLPLNKIKKITQNISDFQGKKLLLNSILYGISGLYETGEEDEMRRKIAENWKKYDKSELPHPMKGHEWNFFRLRPLNFPTRRMAALGEFLLRYDPDRFLHLASFAAKKSLNPERFIKVIENSLILAGDGYWSKMARFGKNMPRETALIGKNKARSIVLNVVLPILSVLAEEEQDSVLASRINRTLFVYPAEQDNSILKHVRRFVLPSSPDNPMFSGSSLIQQGMLQLYNRWCSRRESLNCPLSLESRGISFG from the coding sequence ATGTTATATAGCCGAAGCAACAGCTCATATCGGGCTATTTCCGAATCAATCAAACCTTATACAGGTGAATCTCTTAAAGAGAGCGATATCGCTCTCCGGTGGTTGAAGTGGAGTAAATCGTTATCGGGAAAGCTGTATACCGGCGATGGGAAAAAAGTGGTGGTGATCGAGCCGGGAGTCGTGAACAGAGATTCCGGACCGGATTTCAAAGATGCAATGCTGCTGATAAACGGGGAGGCGCTGAGAGGAGACGTGGAGATTCACTTGGATTCCAAATCCTGGTATAACCATATGCATCACACCAATCCTTCATACAATGACGTAATCCTTCACGTTGTAGTGTTCGATTCAGGAAAGACAATCTGTCTGACCAGTGACGGGAAAAATATTCCCACGGTTAAATTTCCGCTTTCTCCGGATTGGGAAGCAAGGATTCAAAATAAATTATCCTGGCCATGGGATGACGGCTGTTATCACGAGATGACAAGAATGAATTCCGGAGAGGTATATATGCTTCTTCTGCGGCTGGGCAAGGATCGATTCAATAAAAAAAAGAATGAATTCAAGTTTCAAAGAGAAACGGGATTAAGTTACGGCGAACTGTTTTATAGAGGATTCGCACGAGCGTTGGGATATTCCAAGAATTCGAACCAATTCAGTAAATTTTGTAAATTGCTTCCATTGAATAAAATTAAGAAAATCACACAGAATATTTCCGATTTTCAGGGCAAAAAACTACTTCTAAATTCAATTTTGTATGGCATATCCGGTTTGTATGAAACAGGTGAAGAGGATGAAATGCGGCGAAAGATCGCAGAGAATTGGAAAAAGTATGATAAATCAGAGCTGCCCCATCCTATGAAAGGCCATGAGTGGAATTTTTTCAGACTTCGCCCTCTGAATTTTCCGACGCGTCGTATGGCGGCTTTAGGAGAATTTTTGCTGCGATATGATCCGGACAGGTTTCTGCATTTGGCATCTTTCGCCGCGAAAAAATCTCTTAATCCGGAGCGGTTCATCAAGGTTATCGAAAATTCCCTTATTTTAGCCGGAGACGGTTACTGGAGTAAAATGGCCAGGTTTGGAAAGAATATGCCGAGAGAGACGGCCCTGATAGGAAAAAACAAAGCACGATCAATTGTTCTGAACGTAGTACTTCCGATATTAAGCGTCTTAGCGGAAGAGGAACAGGATAGCGTCCTCGCAAGCAGAATTAATCGGACTCTCTTTGTTTATCCGGCTGAGCAGGATAACTCTATATTAAAACATGTGAGAAGATTCGTTCTGCCCAGCTCGCCGGACAATCCTATGTTTTCCGGTTCATCGCTGATTCAGCAAGGAATGCTGCAGCTTTACAACCGCTGGTGCTCAAGGAGGGAATCTCTTAACTGTCCGTTGTCGTTGGAGTCCAGGGGAATTTCCTTTGGGTAA
- a CDS encoding LysM peptidoglycan-binding domain-containing protein: protein MLLALWSCSPAANSDNNLSDTAAGPMTSRSVLDDSWEDLRDAKIHYAQALIAEERSDTLRMKEEYEMAVSILGEIEIHEWTSALFDDEFQATANKVSKDYQFSLRRLQLKYGNGSDMSLMEKLELFDSIDDADGLGMKVLQEFADNLDTKIPLDINSRVMRIIRFFQTEASESFELWLKRKGVYEEMFVKILEEEDLPKELVYLAMVESGFSPRAYSWAHAAGPWQFIYGTGRLYGLKRDWWVDERRNPKKSTYAAAKYIKDLYAQFGDWYLVMAAYNSGEGRVKRALKREGTNDYWELTTLPRETRNYVPSFIAATIIGENPTAFGFNVTPESPLSFEEVIIKGSIKLSVISKAAEVSLKELISLNPELRRKSTPPRNKGYSLLLPKGTRERFKKNFAALPESERTGYVRHKVKRGEALSTIATKYGVSVSQIVSLNDIRNRNSIRAGKLLVIPTGGKVFGAAPSKRIESRTSVPQKSKALKYRVRKGDTLGHIAEYFNTTALKLRKWNGLRYSKPIYAGELIKIYYPEYLNISQPKFSVADPRLFLAHHRIEERESLSSLANKYDVKSDEIRLWNSLKSSEIKKGRVIQLWTMKVTQNQSTVSAKDLKVHTVRRGDTLWDIAKKNGVTLSQMIAWNPWAEDSQIKPGDRLKIYN, encoded by the coding sequence TTGCTACTTGCTCTGTGGAGCTGTTCCCCGGCTGCTAATTCGGATAACAATTTATCCGACACGGCTGCTGGTCCGATGACGAGCAGGTCTGTTCTTGATGACAGCTGGGAAGACCTTCGTGATGCCAAAATACATTATGCTCAGGCTCTGATCGCAGAAGAGAGGTCCGATACTCTTCGGATGAAAGAGGAATATGAAATGGCAGTCTCAATCCTTGGTGAGATAGAGATACACGAATGGACTTCGGCGCTCTTTGATGACGAATTTCAGGCGACTGCCAATAAAGTCTCGAAAGATTATCAATTTTCACTCCGCAGGTTGCAGTTAAAATACGGCAATGGCTCAGATATGTCTTTGATGGAGAAATTAGAACTTTTCGATTCAATTGATGACGCAGACGGATTGGGAATGAAAGTGCTGCAGGAATTTGCGGATAACCTGGATACAAAGATCCCCCTGGATATTAACTCCAGAGTTATGAGAATCATACGGTTTTTCCAGACAGAGGCGTCTGAATCGTTTGAGCTCTGGCTTAAGCGAAAAGGCGTTTACGAGGAGATGTTCGTAAAAATACTTGAAGAAGAAGATTTACCCAAGGAACTGGTTTATTTAGCCATGGTTGAAAGCGGGTTTTCGCCAAGAGCTTATTCATGGGCGCACGCAGCAGGCCCATGGCAGTTTATTTACGGAACAGGCAGGCTTTACGGACTGAAGAGAGACTGGTGGGTGGATGAGAGAAGAAATCCGAAAAAATCCACCTATGCAGCGGCAAAATATATAAAAGATCTATATGCTCAATTCGGTGACTGGTATCTTGTTATGGCAGCTTATAACTCGGGAGAGGGAAGGGTGAAGCGTGCATTAAAGAGAGAAGGAACCAATGATTATTGGGAGTTAACCACTCTTCCGAGAGAGACGAGAAACTACGTTCCATCCTTTATAGCGGCAACTATCATAGGAGAAAACCCGACAGCCTTCGGGTTTAACGTTACCCCGGAATCTCCGCTGTCATTCGAAGAAGTTATTATAAAGGGAAGCATTAAGCTAAGCGTAATTTCCAAGGCGGCGGAAGTCAGTCTTAAAGAACTTATCTCATTGAACCCGGAACTCAGGCGAAAATCCACTCCACCGAGGAACAAGGGCTACTCATTACTTCTGCCAAAAGGCACCAGGGAACGGTTCAAAAAGAACTTCGCCGCACTGCCTGAATCGGAAAGAACGGGTTATGTGAGACATAAAGTTAAACGGGGCGAAGCGCTTTCAACCATTGCCACTAAATACGGTGTTTCGGTGAGTCAGATAGTTTCATTAAACGACATTCGCAACAGGAACAGTATCAGGGCAGGCAAACTGCTTGTTATTCCGACCGGAGGAAAAGTATTCGGCGCCGCTCCATCAAAAAGGATAGAGAGCCGGACATCCGTTCCCCAAAAGAGTAAAGCTCTGAAATACCGCGTCAGAAAGGGTGATACGCTGGGCCACATCGCGGAATATTTCAACACTACGGCTCTTAAGCTCAGAAAGTGGAACGGACTGAGGTACAGTAAACCGATCTATGCGGGAGAACTGATAAAGATTTATTATCCGGAGTATTTGAACATTTCACAACCTAAATTTTCGGTGGCTGATCCCCGCCTCTTTCTCGCGCATCATCGGATAGAAGAGAGGGAAAGTTTATCCTCGCTTGCAAATAAATACGACGTAAAATCAGATGAAATCAGACTCTGGAATTCGCTTAAAAGCAGCGAAATTAAAAAGGGTAGAGTAATACAACTCTGGACGATGAAGGTGACACAAAACCAATCGACGGTGAGTGCTAAAGATTTGAAGGTGCATACGGTACGCAGAGGAGATACGCTCTGGGATATTGCAAAAAAGAATGGTGTAACGCTATCACAAATGATTGCATGGAATCCCTGGGCGGAAGATTCCCAGATAAAACCCGGGGACAGGCTCAAAATTTATAACTGA
- a CDS encoding 1-acyl-sn-glycerol-3-phosphate acyltransferase, with the protein MFRKVFIIILGVPFTGFASIIGLLALILDRTGKSMEQIIIVWARVILKLAGAKVELRGLEHLEISESYAFVSNHASLLDIPAAMATLPFKLRFLAKKELFKIPLFGQAMLAAGHIRIDRQNLESAVKSIDQASVRLKKTRSSVMIFAEGTRSLTGEIGKFKKGGIILAIRMGIPIVPISISGSRKLAPKGGLMKSGNIIITIGKPISTDGLENSNRNALVQATRDAVMKNMVPEDVI; encoded by the coding sequence ATGTTTCGAAAGGTGTTTATAATAATCTTAGGTGTTCCCTTCACAGGATTTGCAAGTATTATCGGATTGCTGGCGTTAATTTTGGATCGAACAGGTAAATCTATGGAACAAATAATAATAGTATGGGCTCGAGTTATCCTGAAGCTGGCAGGCGCAAAAGTTGAGTTGAGAGGTCTTGAACATTTAGAAATAAGCGAAAGTTATGCGTTCGTATCCAACCATGCCAGTCTGCTTGATATACCCGCAGCGATGGCGACGCTGCCGTTTAAGCTGCGGTTTTTAGCAAAAAAAGAATTATTCAAGATTCCGTTGTTCGGTCAGGCGATGTTAGCGGCGGGCCATATTAGAATTGACAGACAAAATCTTGAATCCGCAGTAAAATCGATTGATCAAGCGTCGGTTAGGCTAAAGAAAACCCGCTCATCGGTGATGATATTCGCCGAAGGAACACGCAGTCTCACCGGAGAAATAGGTAAATTCAAAAAAGGCGGAATTATTCTTGCAATAAGAATGGGGATTCCGATTGTGCCGATCTCCATTTCGGGGAGCAGAAAGCTGGCTCCTAAGGGCGGATTGATGAAATCGGGTAATATTATAATAACAATCGGCAAACCGATATCAACGGACGGGCTTGAAAATTCCAATCGGAATGCTCTTGTGCAAGCCACAAGAGATGCCGTTATGAAAAATATGGTGCCGGAAGATGTTATATAG
- a CDS encoding integration host factor subunit beta: protein MTKADIVDVIAEATGLTKVETEAVIEGFLSTIKNALQEGEKVEFRGFGSFSVKKRMPKKARNPGTGEVIYLPERYVPVFKASKLLKELISKNLKIEK, encoded by the coding sequence GTGACAAAAGCCGACATTGTCGATGTAATAGCAGAAGCAACTGGACTGACAAAAGTAGAAACTGAAGCAGTAATAGAAGGCTTTTTAAGTACGATTAAAAACGCCCTGCAAGAGGGTGAAAAAGTTGAATTTCGGGGTTTCGGAAGCTTTAGCGTGAAAAAAAGGATGCCGAAAAAAGCGAGGAATCCCGGGACGGGTGAAGTAATTTACCTTCCGGAGCGATATGTGCCTGTATTTAAGGCATCCAAATTGCTGAAAGAGCTGATTTCAAAGAACTTGAAAATAGAGAAATAA
- the sppA gene encoding signal peptide peptidase SppA, with amino-acid sequence MAANKNKLLTVTLLTGAFFVFLFLLLISYNYFSHGKLELSSGKPRIAIVELIGPIYESRPIIKQFKRFAADDDIDAILFRISSPGGGVSASQEIYEEVRRIRDSGKIIVASMGPMAASGGYYVALGANKIMSSPATVTGSIGVIVGLPNYEGLMKKLGLGFENITSGPRKDSGSPYRKLEPDDRKIFQDVVDDLYAQFVNAVSVERGISIERVRELADGRIYSGSQAKELGLVDTLGTYDDAIDYAVELANKTGEPTLIKARKRRSSLIDLLFGDARNLIDILQPTALPEYKLNVNF; translated from the coding sequence ATGGCAGCAAATAAAAATAAACTTTTGACGGTAACGCTTCTAACAGGCGCTTTTTTCGTGTTTCTGTTTCTGCTGCTGATTTCTTATAACTATTTTTCACACGGAAAATTAGAGTTATCTTCCGGTAAGCCCAGAATAGCTATAGTAGAACTAATTGGTCCGATCTACGAATCAAGACCGATAATCAAGCAGTTTAAGCGGTTTGCGGCGGATGATGACATTGATGCGATTTTATTCCGAATCTCAAGTCCGGGAGGAGGAGTTTCGGCATCTCAGGAAATATATGAAGAAGTACGAAGAATTCGGGATTCCGGTAAAATTATAGTAGCCTCCATGGGGCCGATGGCAGCGAGTGGTGGATATTATGTTGCCTTAGGAGCTAATAAGATAATGTCCAGTCCCGCCACAGTTACCGGTTCCATAGGAGTAATTGTGGGTCTGCCGAATTATGAAGGGCTGATGAAGAAACTCGGGTTAGGGTTTGAGAACATCACAAGCGGTCCGCGAAAAGACAGCGGCTCGCCTTATCGGAAACTTGAACCGGATGACAGAAAAATATTTCAGGATGTGGTTGATGATCTTTACGCTCAATTTGTAAACGCGGTATCCGTAGAAAGAGGGATATCCATAGAGAGAGTCCGTGAATTGGCCGATGGCAGAATCTATTCCGGTTCACAGGCAAAGGAGCTGGGACTTGTTGATACTCTGGGAACTTATGATGACGCTATTGATTATGCAGTGGAACTCGCAAATAAGACGGGGGAACCTACCCTTATCAAAGCGAGAAAAAGGAGATCGTCGCTTATTGATTTATTGTTCGGAGATGCTCGTAACCTGATTGATATATTGCAACCGACAGCATTACCTGAATATAAACTGAACGTAAATTTTTAG
- the rfaE2 gene encoding D-glycero-beta-D-manno-heptose 1-phosphate adenylyltransferase: MGKAIRAEDALQLREEARTDGKKVVFTNGVFDLLHVGHLDYLTKSKKMADLLIVGLNSDSSANLLKGEGRPLNSEMDRAELLSGFKCVDAVVIFPEETPLELIKILKPDFLVKGSDYSLNEIVGREFVESYGGKVLSIELRRGYSTNSLIEKISGGN; the protein is encoded by the coding sequence TTGGGTAAAGCGATACGGGCGGAAGATGCTCTCCAGCTGAGGGAAGAGGCTCGCACAGATGGAAAAAAAGTGGTTTTTACAAACGGAGTATTTGATCTGCTGCATGTAGGCCATCTTGATTACCTGACTAAAAGCAAAAAAATGGCGGATCTTCTTATTGTCGGACTGAATTCGGATTCATCCGCCAACCTTCTAAAGGGTGAAGGGAGACCGCTGAACAGCGAAATGGACAGAGCCGAACTCCTCTCCGGATTTAAATGTGTGGATGCGGTTGTAATCTTTCCTGAAGAGACGCCTTTGGAATTGATAAAAATTTTAAAACCGGATTTTTTAGTCAAAGGTTCCGATTATTCATTAAATGAAATCGTAGGGAGGGAGTTTGTAGAGTCATACGGGGGGAAAGTCCTATCGATTGAGCTCAGGAGAGGCTACTCTACAAACAGTCTAATAGAGAAGATTTCGGGAGGTAACTAA